Proteins encoded within one genomic window of Longimicrobiales bacterium:
- the msrB gene encoding peptide-methionine (R)-S-oxide reductase MsrB, whose product MEKIRKSEEEWRRELSPEQYRILREKGTERPGTGRYYHEHSPGVYRCAACGQPLFDAETKYESGSGWPSFYQPIMQQNVSVNEDRSHGMIRTEVVCSRCDSHLGHVFPDGPEPTGVRYCINSASLNLDPETGTEGDR is encoded by the coding sequence ATGGAGAAGATCCGCAAGAGCGAGGAGGAGTGGCGGCGCGAGCTGTCGCCCGAGCAGTACCGCATCCTGCGCGAGAAGGGCACGGAGCGGCCCGGCACGGGCCGGTACTACCACGAGCATTCGCCCGGCGTGTACCGCTGCGCTGCGTGCGGGCAGCCGCTCTTCGACGCGGAGACCAAGTACGAGTCCGGCAGCGGCTGGCCGAGCTTCTACCAGCCCATCATGCAGCAGAACGTCAGCGTGAACGAGGATCGCAGCCACGGGATGATCCGCACGGAAGTGGTGTGCAGTCGCTGCGACTCGCATCTCGGGCACGTGTTCCCGGACGGCCCGGAGCCGACTGGCGTCCGCTACTGCATCAACTCTGCTTCACTGAACCTCGACCCGGAGACCGGAACCGAAGGTGATCGCTGA
- a CDS encoding PhzF family phenazine biosynthesis protein — MAQPIYQVDAFASGAFTGNPAAVCVLEHERDPGWMQAVAAEMNLSETAFVRAHGDDWSLRWFTPAVEVSLCGHATLASAHILYETGLLRPDAPARFHTLSGLLTACRDGDAIVLDFPAQPPHRIPPPPGLAAALKAEPEWVGSNGSDLLVELGSEEVVRLLEPDLEALRRVEARGIIVTAVSEDPRCDFVSRFFAPRVGVNEDPVTGSAHTALGPFWAHRLERTTLTGYQASTRGGFVGVRIRGDRVDLRGTALTVLRGELADSASGLLNQE; from the coding sequence TTGGCCCAGCCGATCTACCAGGTGGATGCGTTCGCGAGTGGCGCGTTCACCGGCAACCCCGCCGCCGTCTGCGTTCTCGAGCACGAGCGCGACCCCGGCTGGATGCAGGCGGTCGCCGCAGAGATGAATTTGTCGGAGACCGCGTTTGTTCGCGCTCACGGCGACGACTGGTCGCTCCGCTGGTTCACCCCGGCGGTCGAGGTCAGCCTGTGCGGCCATGCGACGCTCGCCTCCGCCCACATCCTGTACGAGACCGGACTGCTTCGCCCCGACGCGCCCGCCCGCTTCCACACGCTGAGCGGGCTGTTGACCGCATGCCGCGACGGCGATGCGATCGTGCTGGACTTTCCCGCCCAGCCGCCGCACCGCATCCCCCCTCCTCCGGGCCTGGCGGCGGCGCTGAAGGCGGAGCCGGAGTGGGTCGGCAGCAATGGCAGTGACCTGCTGGTCGAGCTCGGCTCCGAGGAAGTGGTGCGCCTGCTGGAGCCGGATCTCGAGGCGCTGCGCCGCGTGGAGGCGCGCGGCATCATCGTCACGGCGGTGAGCGAGGACCCGCGCTGCGACTTCGTGTCGCGCTTCTTCGCGCCGCGCGTCGGTGTGAACGAGGATCCGGTCACCGGCTCGGCGCACACCGCACTCGGACCGTTCTGGGCGCATCGCCTCGAACGCACCACGCTGACCGGCTACCAGGCATCGACACGCGGCGGCTTCGTCGGGGTACGCATCCGTGGAGACCGCGTCGACCTGCGCGGCACCGCACTGACCGTGCTGCGCGGTGAGCTGGCCGACAGCGCGTCGGGACTGCTGAATCAGGAGTGA
- a CDS encoding sigma-70 family RNA polymerase sigma factor — protein MRVIPSRAAPAETGTEQDDVRRAAAGDASAFERLYRAHAARIHSLCRRMAGPEEADDLTQEVFVRAWRKLDSFRGEAAFGTWLFRLGVNVVLARRATMGSYRARFTTEADAGAPVEERGRAAVPVGSRLDLERAIGKLPEGARRVFVLHDVEGYKHEEIAEMLSITAGTSKSQLHRARMTLREHLT, from the coding sequence ATGCGCGTCATTCCTTCGCGAGCCGCCCCGGCCGAAACGGGCACCGAGCAGGACGACGTCCGCCGGGCTGCGGCGGGCGACGCCTCGGCGTTCGAGCGGCTGTACCGGGCGCATGCGGCGCGGATCCACTCGCTGTGCCGGCGCATGGCGGGCCCGGAGGAGGCGGACGACCTGACGCAGGAGGTGTTCGTCCGGGCCTGGCGGAAGCTGGACAGCTTCCGGGGGGAGGCGGCGTTCGGCACCTGGCTCTTCCGGCTCGGGGTGAACGTGGTGCTGGCGCGGCGCGCGACCATGGGCAGCTACCGGGCGCGCTTCACGACGGAGGCGGACGCCGGGGCACCGGTCGAGGAACGGGGGCGCGCGGCCGTGCCGGTCGGATCACGGCTCGATCTCGAGCGGGCGATCGGCAAGCTGCCGGAAGGCGCGCGACGCGTGTTCGTGCTGCACGATGTCGAAGGCTACAAGCACGAGGAAATCGCCGAGATGCTGTCGATCACGGCGGGTACGTCGAAGTCCCAGTTGCACCGCGCGCGCATGACACTGCGCGAGCACCTGACGTGA
- a CDS encoding zf-HC2 domain-containing protein produces MSDAYMDRLSEYLDGSLDAGERQELEQHLAGCEPCRATLEELRSIVGEAGALQPVEPLTDLWPGIAARIESEREVSLPLAAGGAQRRGGMRRLSFTLPQLAAAAVVLVLASAGSVWMLTGGERAGPANPGAPAGAIVPVSTATPDSELAELEAALAGGERQLDPATVAVLRRNLLIIEQALVESRTALQADPANPYLSRHYENTLNKKRELLLQAGSIARGST; encoded by the coding sequence ATGAGCGACGCATACATGGACCGACTGTCGGAATACCTGGATGGCTCACTCGACGCGGGTGAGCGCCAGGAGCTGGAGCAGCACCTCGCAGGCTGTGAACCGTGCCGCGCCACACTGGAGGAGCTGCGCAGCATCGTGGGCGAAGCGGGTGCGCTCCAACCCGTGGAGCCACTGACCGACCTCTGGCCGGGGATCGCCGCTCGCATCGAGAGCGAGCGCGAAGTCAGCCTGCCGCTGGCCGCGGGCGGCGCGCAACGTCGCGGCGGCATGCGACGCCTGAGCTTCACGCTGCCGCAGCTCGCTGCCGCCGCGGTCGTCCTGGTGCTCGCGTCGGCGGGGAGCGTCTGGATGCTGACCGGCGGCGAGCGGGCGGGACCCGCGAATCCGGGGGCGCCGGCGGGCGCGATCGTCCCGGTCTCGACGGCCACGCCGGACAGCGAGCTCGCCGAGCTGGAGGCCGCGCTCGCGGGCGGCGAGCGTCAGCTCGATCCGGCGACGGTCGCCGTGCTGCGTCGCAACCTGCTGATCATCGAACAGGCGCTCGTCGAATCGCGGACAGCACTGCAGGCCGACCCGGCAAATCCGTACCTGAGCCGGCACTACGAAAACACCCTGAACAAGAAGCGCGAGCTGCTGCTGCAGGCAGGCAGCATCGCGCGAGGCAGCACCTGA
- a CDS encoding DUF4097 family beta strand repeat-containing protein, which produces MLALLMAGSLLLAVPQERTDTTFPANGLHRLMVENRNGATIVRGWDREQVRIRAASRRQDRIDIEVDRAEGTIGVETDRGQDVQYEIDVPVRMAVDIEGTNQSVRVENIMAPIGVESVNGEITVRGGRRQVSLETVQGRITLEGAAGSIDVSSTNNAVLLRRSSGEISVESVNGAVTLEDIRATHLDASTVNGTVTFSGTLAPQGRYSLGTHNGTIEMRVPQGSDATFVVSTFNGEFEVDFPIQVRDQDTRGQYQFRLGSGAARVELESFSGNVRVLRARQGTGGQ; this is translated from the coding sequence ATGCTCGCGCTACTGATGGCCGGCTCACTGCTCCTGGCGGTGCCGCAGGAACGAACGGACACGACGTTCCCGGCGAACGGCCTCCACAGGCTGATGGTGGAGAACCGCAACGGCGCCACGATTGTGCGCGGCTGGGACCGCGAGCAGGTGCGGATCCGTGCCGCCTCACGCCGGCAGGACCGCATCGACATCGAGGTCGATCGCGCGGAGGGCACCATCGGCGTGGAGACCGATCGTGGCCAGGACGTGCAGTACGAGATCGACGTCCCGGTCCGGATGGCGGTCGATATCGAGGGCACGAACCAGTCGGTGCGCGTGGAAAACATCATGGCGCCGATCGGCGTCGAGTCGGTGAATGGTGAGATCACCGTGCGCGGCGGGCGGCGGCAGGTGTCGCTGGAAACGGTGCAGGGGCGGATCACGCTGGAAGGTGCGGCCGGCAGCATCGATGTCTCGTCCACGAACAACGCGGTGCTGCTCCGCCGCAGCAGCGGCGAGATCAGCGTCGAAAGCGTGAACGGCGCGGTGACCCTCGAGGACATCCGCGCCACGCACCTCGACGCCAGCACAGTCAACGGCACCGTCACCTTCAGTGGTACGCTCGCCCCGCAAGGCCGCTATTCCCTCGGCACGCACAACGGCACGATCGAGATGCGGGTGCCGCAGGGAAGCGACGCGACGTTCGTCGTATCGACGTTCAACGGGGAGTTCGAGGTGGACTTCCCGATCCAGGTGCGCGACCAGGACACGCGCGGTCAGTATCAGTTCCGGCTGGGCAGCGGCGCCGCACGCGTCGAGCTGGAATCGTTCAGCGGCAACGTGCGCGTACTGCGCGCACGCCAGGGTACCGGAGGACAATGA
- a CDS encoding DUF4097 family beta strand repeat-containing protein, whose protein sequence is MMRFARYTGAAMALAGALFVAPSVASAQDFSWNGSLSAGQSVEIKGVNGEIVAVPASGGQVRVTAVKTEGRRGDAEDVRIEAVRHDGGVTICAVYPDGRERNECRPGSGGRLGARDNDVKVAFRVEVPSNVDFIGKTVNGAIRATGLSGRVAAETVNGKVEVQTRGIARANTVNGSIEVAMDRADWAGELEFETVNGSIEVAIGADNPSMDVEASTVNGSISTDWPLTVQGRWGPKRMNGTIGSGGRTLSLSTVNGSIAIVRR, encoded by the coding sequence ATGATGCGGTTCGCCCGATATACCGGCGCAGCGATGGCGCTGGCCGGAGCACTGTTCGTCGCGCCGAGCGTCGCTTCGGCACAGGATTTCTCCTGGAACGGCAGCCTGTCCGCGGGGCAGTCCGTCGAGATCAAGGGCGTGAACGGGGAGATCGTCGCCGTCCCCGCGAGTGGCGGGCAGGTGCGTGTCACTGCCGTGAAAACCGAGGGCCGCCGCGGAGACGCCGAGGACGTGCGGATCGAGGCCGTGCGCCACGACGGCGGCGTCACGATCTGCGCGGTCTACCCTGACGGCCGTGAGCGCAACGAATGCCGGCCCGGCAGCGGTGGCCGCCTCGGTGCGCGGGACAACGACGTCAAGGTCGCGTTCCGCGTCGAAGTCCCGTCCAACGTGGACTTCATCGGCAAGACCGTGAACGGTGCGATCCGCGCAACGGGCCTGAGTGGCCGCGTGGCCGCGGAAACCGTGAACGGCAAGGTCGAGGTCCAGACTCGCGGGATTGCGCGCGCAAACACCGTGAACGGCTCCATCGAGGTAGCGATGGATCGCGCCGACTGGGCGGGCGAACTGGAGTTCGAGACGGTGAACGGCTCGATCGAGGTCGCGATCGGTGCGGACAATCCGAGCATGGACGTGGAAGCGTCCACCGTGAACGGCAGCATCTCGACCGACTGGCCGCTGACGGTGCAGGGGCGGTGGGGACCGAAGCGGATGAACGGCACGATCGGGTCGGGCGGGCGGACGCTAAGCCTGTCGACGGTGAACGGGAGCATCGCGATCGTGCGACGTTAG
- a CDS encoding transcriptional regulator has protein sequence MTGKTERLGQERKRKTAHSTKRRLNGVRGQSLTNSLELDRTIHERIRLGIVSALAVNETLTFNELKTLLDTTDGNLSVHARKLEDASYITCTKTFDGRVPRTEYRLTEAGRGALDDYIAHMEALIRSVRDPED, from the coding sequence ATGACGGGCAAGACCGAGCGACTGGGACAGGAGCGGAAGCGGAAGACTGCGCACTCGACGAAGCGCCGGCTGAACGGCGTGCGCGGGCAGTCGCTTACCAACTCGCTCGAGCTCGACCGCACCATCCATGAGCGGATCCGCCTGGGCATCGTGAGCGCCCTCGCCGTGAACGAGACGCTCACGTTCAACGAGCTGAAGACGCTGCTCGACACGACCGACGGCAACCTGAGCGTGCATGCCCGCAAGCTCGAGGACGCCTCCTACATCACGTGCACCAAGACGTTCGACGGTCGCGTGCCGCGCACCGAGTACCGGCTCACGGAGGCGGGCCGCGGCGCGCTCGACGACTACATCGCGCACATGGAGGCGCTGATCCGGTCGGTCCGCGATCCCGAAGATTGA